Sequence from the Pseudomonas frederiksbergensis genome:
GCAACCGGCGATCTCGAAGAGCGCGGCGAGAAAAAACCACAGATAGTTGAGCATTAAGCGGTCCATCAGGAAGGCACGAAGGCACCATCCTGATAGATGCCGGGAAGGCAGGTCAACTCAGGGTTTGTCGAGCCTTGGCGCGCATTTTGTCAGCCATGGAGGTCATTTCATCGTAGAGCAGCTGTGGATTCTTCTGCTTCATGGCCCAGGCCGCACGCCCCTGTTCGTGGGGCAGGATCATGAACTGACCTTCGGCAACGTGCTGGTAGATGTAATCGGCAATGTCCGCGGCAGTGATGGGCGAGCTTTCCAGCAATTTGCCCACCTGGGCCTTCATGGCCGGAGTCGGCCCACGGAACGAGTCCAGCAAATTGGTCTGGAAAAATGATGGGCAGACCACGTGCACACCGATTTCCTGCTGCGCCAGTTCGATCAACAGGCTTTCCGACAACGCCACCACGCCGGCCTTGGCCACGTTGTAGTTGCTCATGGCAGGGCCTTGCATCAGGGCTGCCATGGAGGCGATGTTGATAATTTTTCCGCGACTTTTTTCCAGCAGCGGCAGGAACGCCTTGCAGCCCTTGACCACGCCCATCAAGTTGATCGCTATCTGCCAGTCCCAATCTTCAAGCGACA
This genomic interval carries:
- a CDS encoding SDR family oxidoreductase, whose product is MQNRMMITGAGSGLGREIALRWAREGWRLALSDVSEPGLLETLRLVREAGGDGFVQRCDVRDYSQLTAFAQACEEKLGGIDIIVNNAGVASGGFFSELSLEDWDWQIAINLMGVVKGCKAFLPLLEKSRGKIINIASMAALMQGPAMSNYNVAKAGVVALSESLLIELAQQEIGVHVVCPSFFQTNLLDSFRGPTPAMKAQVGKLLESSPITAADIADYIYQHVAEGQFMILPHEQGRAAWAMKQKNPQLLYDEMTSMADKMRAKARQTLS